From a region of the Vagococcus coleopterorum genome:
- a CDS encoding VanZ family protein, with product MAVSKKIKNANIYLYIAGLMMVILFISSSQTFEQQDQSGLISKILGDEPFFKSLNNVSFMYGGEPVSISDSGYVGFIQFFVRKLAHFISYFVIGGAGYLGLQPRIRNVGLTAFVSWLAATGYAGLDEYHQMVTGGRSPLFEDVILDSIGAATAIGICLVVVLVKHLRKKRR from the coding sequence ATTTATATATTGCAGGATTGATGATGGTGATTTTATTCATTTCATCATCGCAAACCTTCGAACAACAAGATCAATCAGGCTTAATTAGTAAGATTTTGGGAGACGAACCCTTTTTTAAGAGTTTAAACAATGTTAGTTTTATGTATGGTGGGGAACCGGTCAGTATTTCTGATAGTGGTTATGTTGGATTCATTCAGTTCTTTGTCAGGAAGCTGGCTCATTTTATTTCATATTTTGTGATTGGTGGCGCAGGGTATTTAGGACTACAACCAAGAATTCGCAATGTGGGATTAACAGCTTTTGTAAGCTGGTTAGCTGCGACAGGTTATGCTGGTTTAGATGAATATCATCAAATGGTTACAGGCGGACGTAGTCCCTTGTTTGAAGATGTTATCTTAGACAGTATCGGTGCTGCTACAGCCATTGGCATTTGTTTGGTTGTTGTATTAGTTAAACACTTGAGAAAGAAACGACGTTAA